Proteins encoded by one window of Microplitis demolitor isolate Queensland-Clemson2020A chromosome 6, iyMicDemo2.1a, whole genome shotgun sequence:
- the LOC103575142 gene encoding ATP-binding cassette sub-family C member 4-like isoform X1, with protein MFKNAVKTPKKNSANFISRLFFWWTVNLFKKSYQDGLTTEDLCVPLASDESESVANDLERAWNNVKVKPNLMKAIIQIFWFKYLCIVILVLFEQVMLRNLQPYIMDWIIEYFEIETADKTTQNDVLIYATALIVTIIAISFIVHHINCLSQILGIEIRVACCSLIYKKILKLNKSGFRKTTVDPIVNLLNDDIYTFDLLPSSLNFLWITPIQIVIIFSIVWQSIGMYTIVGFGTLLTIVIPTQSCIEMLDKTIRNTITKLTDKRNQIMKEIAVGIKIIKMYVLEKYFDKIMSEIRLEEVKQLQRSLYIRVLYSCLPGFVHKIMVFMTLVIYSLDGNMFQSKVTYNISVYYHIIQLLTVIYLPLSIYHVMEINTMVKKIQNFLLLDEICEISNNLKKSVNETNLNCASQNETTNAVRVELNNVSASWKVDQLPQTLSGVTLKINSGDLCALIGPANSGKSSLLNLLLQEIPISAGTVGLFQFKNENSTDFDSKPKFIQDNPDMTISYASQDPWLFSGTVRENIIFGLDYDSMRYRQVTRVCSLLRDFNQLPNGDMTIIGDHGEPLSGGQKAKVNLARAIYRQADLYLLDDPLSAIDASVARLIFKECILKFLQGKTRILVTNQLYCLKEAHTIALFERGFIKIQGDFDALTMTSFEFNEMLNTIRQNEVQDYTQIFTNDISEENEINNGKKSTFVQSRYSCQFIPREELVEMKIHNNVNNRIIKKSDSYNLKKINRRYSNSCKKITIFILLLVLYILLQLTTIVVDQWMSYWTTVETIRTCIQAPKDICIGYENQLNSMVDINVIKSLLNDHKLLSANFAIYIYTVFIMGLIGLLFLIVYLTINIFISTGQKLYFLIFSNLLQARMHFFNSHLSDKISTTLLKDIKIMDDLFIPTAIQIMIIIVQTIAIIINIITVIPWIMILVIILGPILYYLTLQFLKTMQNVKQLENITKTPVALYTSATLNGLTTIRSHNKDRLLLLRKNFNHYQEINSGARYLLVSMMSAYSLVIELIFCIFVSVAYFLLIIMHQEKTFNESVGFAISQSLILFSILQNSVKQIIEVPCYLKSISRIFQYVDVPKEGPIESSNPPPTNWPSSGQIRWENISINYIKNGLPVFKNIDLMIEPCWKVGVVERAGTEKSSLISTLFRLVDNDLHGDIIIDGLDTKSIGLQDLRSNISIIPKDPYLFTGTLRYNLDPFQEYTDKAMWGVLGEVELNDMTLDQWISEGGTNFSSSERKLICFARALLRSNRILVLDHITNDLDLNTKVIIQRVIQSYFKYCTIITITDHLDSIINSDIILVMDNGCLVEFGSPYELLIIKNKSIFGQMIKKYDEVVIEKIFQEVIKYHYQQRRYNLRKNNLSRLNNV; from the exons GTGGACCGTgaacttattcaaaaaaagttatcaagaCGGACTTACTACAGAAGATCTTTGTGTCCCGCTAGCTTCTGATGAGTCTGAAAGTGTAGCCAATGACCTAGAAcg ggCATGGAATAACGTAAAAGTAAAACCTAATTTAATGAAAGCTATCATTCAGATATTTTGGTTCAAATATCTGTGCATCGTTATTTTGGTACTATTCGAGCAAGTAATGTTACGCAATTTACAACCATATATTATGGACTGGATCATTGAATATTTCGAAATAGAAACTGCAGATAAAACCACACAAAATGATGTTTTAATTTACGCAACTGCTCTTATTGTTACAATAATTGCAATTAGTTTCATTGTTCATCACATCAATTGTCTCAGTCAGATACTGGGAATTGAAATTAGAGTAGCATGTTGTTcgttgatttataaaaaaattttaaagctcaACAAATCGGGATTTAGAAAAACGACAGTTGATCCAATAGTAAATCTTTTGAACGACGATATTTACACTTTTGATTTGTTGCCATCAAGTCTCAATTTTCTATGGATAACTCCTATCCAG attgttattattttttctattgtatGGCAAAGTATTGGTATGTATACTATAGTAGGGTTTGGAACTCTTCTGACTATTGTTATTCCTACGCAAAGCTGCATTGAAATGTTGGACAAAACAATAAGAAACACTATTACTAAATTAACTGATAAACGTAATCAAATTATGAAGGAAATAGCGGTTGGAATTAAA ataattaaaatgtatgtattggaaaaatattttgataaaattatgtcTGAAATAAGATTGGAAGAAGTGAAACAATTACAACGTTCATTGTATATTCGAGTACTTTATTCATGTTTACCAGGCTTTGTCCATAAAATAATGGTTTTTATGACGCTTGTTATTTATAGTTTAGATGGCAATATGTTTCAATCCAAAGTAACATATAATATTTCcgtttattatcatattattcAGTTACTCACGGTAATATATTTGCCGCTGTCGATATACCATGTAATGGAAATCAACACtatggttaaaaaaattcaa AATTTTCTTCTGCTTGATgaaatttgtgaaatttcaaacaatttaAAGAAATCTGTGAATGAAACCAATCTCAATTGTGCTAGTCAAAATGAAACAACTAATGCAGTGAGGGTTGAGTTGAATAACGTATCAGCTAGTTGGAAGGTTGATCAGTTACCTCAAACATTAAGTGGCGTAACGTTGAAGATCAATAGTGGAGATTTGTGTGCTTTGATTGGTCCTGCCAACTCTGGAAAATCTTCACTGTTAAATCTACTGTTGCAAGAAATACCAATCAGCGCTGGAACAGTTGGGCTCTTTCAgttcaaaaatgaaaactcGACTGACTTTGACTCCAAGCCTAAATTTATACAAGACAACCCTGACATGACTATCTCATATGCGAGTCAAGATCCGTGGCTCTTTTCAGGGACAGTTAGAGAAAACATTATCTTTGGACTTGATTATGATTCAATGCGATATAGACAG gtGACAAGAGTATGTTCACTTTTGAGAGACTTTAACCAATTACCCAATGGTGACATGACAATTATTGGAGATCATGGAGAACCACTTTCAGGTGGTCAGAaagcaaaagttaatttaGCGAGAGCTATTTATAGGCAAGCTGATTTGTATCTTTTGGATGATCCTCTAAGTGCGATCGATGCAAGTGTCGCGCGACTTATTTTCAAGGAATGTATTCTCAAGTTTCTCCAAGGAAAAACACGAATCCTTGTTACTAATCAACTTTACTGTCTCAAAGAAGCTCACACTATTGCATTATTTGAACGG GGATTTATAAAGATTCAAGGTGATTTTGATGCTCTAACAATGAcaagttttgaatttaatgaaatgtTAAATACAATTCGACAAAACGAGGTACAAGATTATactcaaatatttacaaatgatataagtgaagaaaatgaaattaataatggtaaaaaatcaacttttgTTCAATCTCGATATAGTTGTCAGTTT ATACCACGTGAAGAATTAGtagaaatgaaaattcataacAATGTCAATaacagaataataaaaaagagtgATAgctataatttgaaaaaaatcaaccgACGCTACTCAAactcatgtaaaaaaattacaatttttattttactgttggttttatatattttattacaattaacgACTATTGTTGTCGACCAATGGATGTCTTACTGGACAACTGTAGAGACAATTAGAACTTGCATTCAAGCTCCTAAAGACATATGCATTGGCtatgaaaatcaattaaactCAATGGTTgatattaatgtaataaaatcaCTTCTGAATGAtcacaaattattatcagcgAACTttgcaatatatatttacacagtATTTATTATGGGTCTTATtggattactttttttaatagtttatttaacaataaatatttttataagcactggacaaaaactatattttttgatattttctaatttactCCAAGCCagaatgcatttttttaattcgcaTTTGTCAg atAAAATTTCAACTACTTTATtgaaagatattaaaattatggaTGATTTATTCATACCAACAGCTATacaaattatgattataattgtTCAAACTATcgcaattataataaatattattactgttattcCTTGGATAATGATACTAGTTATAATACTAGGACCAATTTTGTATTATCTCACGTTACAGTTTTTGAAAACAATGCAAAATGTAAAgcaattagaaaatatta CAAAAACACCGGTTGCTTTGTATACCAGTGCAACATTAAATGGCTTAACGACTATCAGGAGTCACAATAAAGACAGACTGTTACtgttacgaaaaaattttaatcattatcaGGAAATCAATTCTGGAGCGCGATATTTACTAGTATCTATGATGTCAGCTTATAGCCTCGTAATCGAGttgattttttgtattttcgtCAGTGTTGCTTACTTTCTCCTAATTATTATGCATCAGG aaaaaacttttaatgagTCCGTTGGTTTCGCTATATCTCAATCGTTGATTTTGTTTAGTATACTCCAGAATAGTGTCAAACAAATCATTGAAGTACCGTGTTACTTGAAATCAATCAGCAGAATTTTTCAGTATGTTGATGTTCCTAAAGAAGGACCAATTGAGTCATCGAATCCACCACCAACCAATTGGCCGTCAAGTGGACAAATTAGATGGGAAAATATTTCCATAAACTACATAAAAAATGGTTTACCAGTTTTCAAa AATATAGATCTAATGATAGAACCATGTTGGAAAGTGGGAGTTGTTGAAAGAGCTGGAACTGAAAAATCTTCGTTAATATCAACGCTCTTTCGTCTGGTTGATAATGATTTACATGGAGATATAATAATTGACGGTTTGGATACAAAGAGCATTGGCCTTCAGGATTTACGATCTAATATATCGATTATTCCAAAAGACCCTTATCTATTTACTGGGACATTACGATATAATCTTGACCCTTTTCAGGAGTATACAGATAAAGCTATGTGGGGGGTATTGGGAGAAGTTGAACTAAATGATATGACACTCGATCAATGGATTTCTGAAGGTGGTACCAACTTCAGTAGTAGTGAACGCAAACTTATTTGTTTTGCCCGAGCTTTGCTACGGAGTAATCGGATCCTTGTCCTCGACCACATCACTAATGATCTCGATTTAAA taCAAAAGTAATAATCCAAAGAGTCATacaatcatattttaaatattgtacgATAATCACTATAACGGATCATTTGGACTCAATAATAAACAGTGATATTATTCTTGTTATGGACAATGGATGTTTGGTg gaaTTCGGAAGTccatatgaattattaattataaaaaacaaaagtatttttggtcaaatgattaaaaaatatgatgaagtggtcattgaaaaaatatttcaagaagttataaaatatcacTATCAACAAAGACGTTacaatttgagaaaaaataatttatcaagactaaataatgtttaa